From the genome of Primulina huaijiensis isolate GDHJ02 chromosome 11, ASM1229523v2, whole genome shotgun sequence:
GGGAAAATAATGGTGTGGACATTTCAAATATCAGCCGATTGGCATCGATAATTTCAGGAGTGAACAACTGGTTACGAAGGTGAAATTAATTATACACACAAGCGCGACAAGTATATGATTTTGTTGGTGCGAATTCTGAATAGTCGTAAGATAGAGACACTAGCCAAATTAACTATTATGCGAGGTGGAATATATACGATCACGTTCATGCATATGATCCTATATTAGGAAATATAATATGGTTAATGATGATGGCTTGAATATTAATATCCTACACCAAATCgtttaatatttaaatggtaAAAAGTTAGTGTTTCAAAATCGAATCAGATTTTTTGAGTGCTTTGCTATAGGTTGACTCGGCCACCTTACACTTTTATCTTCCgttatgaaaattttgattagtTATTTAGTGAGTGAATTGGAAAATAGCTAATTTAGTTATGTAAGTTGTCATATTTTCTGTTTTGATACtctaatttgtcaaatttgtgttttagttatgactttttttattcatatttcgTCGAAGAAAATGTTATTGTGGCACTGTAAATTGccaatatgacataaaaaatttgataatgtgTCTGACGTCATGTCAGTGCTCCAATGAAATAGGACTaataaccaacaaaaacaaaaattacatgACTAAAACACAACTTTGATAAGATAGAAGACCAAAAAAATGGCAACTTAAATGAATAAATTGGCTCCATTATTAAATAGTAGCCAAACCAATGTTAGTTAACCTTTGCGAAAACCTTCACATACAATATAAAGCATAAAGAGAGGAAAGAGATTTTGTATATATGATAGTAAAATTACTGTAGAACTCCAATTCCTAAGGTAATCAGGATAAAAACATGGGTGGCTATATTTATAGATGCctatatatcatatcataactACAAAACATAATTGCAAACAAgatcaataatttaaaaaattaattaatagtgCATTGTACTTTTTGTTGCATTTTAAAAACAGAAGTTGAAAATGAATGCATGAGAGAGAAGAAATAatacagaaaaaatatatatatatatatatataaagaaagtAGGGAAAAAAAAGCACCAGCAAAGGGCCCATATCATGTCTGCTCAGTAGACCCTAGCTAACTCGTGGTTTTCCTCTTTCTCCACTCCTGTAAATAAAATTCccacttttctttcttttccaaTTGCTAAAAATAACCATGAATTCTCCTTCTGCAACGATCATGTCCAAGGATTCTGTCGAAGCTTCAGCCAGTAAGCACCAGAAGCAGCCGCCGCCACTTAGCCGTTACGAGTCTCAAAAGAGGAGAGACTGGAACACTTTCGGACAGTACCTGAAAAACCAGAGACCTCCACTCACAATATCTCAGTTCAACTGCGGCCATGTCCTTGAATTTCTCCGATACCTGGACCAGTTTGGAAAAACTAAGGTTCATTTACCCGGTTGCATGTTCTTCGGTCAGCCCGATCCTCCGGCGCCTTGCACCTGCCCTTTAAAGCAGGCTTGGGGAAGCCTTGATGCTTTGATCGGACGGCTTCGGGCAGCTTACGAAGAGCACGGCGGATCACCGGAGACAAACCCTTTTGGCAACGGATCAATCCGCGTTTACTTGCGTGAAGTGAAGGAATGCCAAGCTAAGGCAAGGGGGATAGCTtttaagaagaagaagaagaagaaaatcaacCATCCGATCATGAATCTGAGGCAACCCACTTGACTTCGTAAGGAAAATTATGGTAATTAACTCCAATTTTGATCCTATTTAATTCAGCTAAGGTACATGTGTGTGTTGATTTCTTCTTCGTAATTAAGGTCAGCAGCTTCTGTCTGGTAACACCAAATTCAGCGCTGGGATTCATGGAATTAAAAGAGAACACAAATCATTAGATGTTCAGTTAATAACATACCTTGATACATGAAAGCTATCTGAAACCCATAGAAGGAAACAGACGAAATATGTTCGGGCAGGACCACAAGATCACAAAGAACATTAATAATAGTATATTAAAGAATGCTATAACTAACAGACAAACCCTAGATCCACAAAGGAAAAAACCCTAAATTACATAGCCACTGGTGGTGAAGCAGCTCCAGCATCTTGTAAACTATATATTTGGAtggagaaaaaaatatattgtggTAAGAATCTGTTTAAATAAGCAATTAATTAAGTCCCTCTCTTTGTTTCTCTCTCAAATCATGCAAAACACTGTTGTTTTTGCTTCACAATTTAAATATTTCCTTTAATTTTTTACTCTTTTCAGATTCTTTAAGATTTTGTGCCCCATGAATGACCTTTCAGCGTATCATCttgtttgtgttttttttccGCAACTGTGGAGGTACATATACCCAATACACACGACTTGAATTTTCCTCTCCAGAAACTTATTAGTAATTTGGTAAAATTCCAAACAATGACGAATTTATTTTTGTTGCTTCATGTTAGTTGCCACAgttgaattgaaatatgtacaaTATTAGAAAAAGCATGTTTCCATATACTGTTTTGGAATGTAAAATCATATTCTTTTGAAAGTCTAAAATTTTACTCTATGATGATTGTTTTCTCAACGTAAATTTTTCATAACACCACACAATATTCGTCGATTAATTCAAGGGATGATTGATATTCTTCTTCCTCTTTCAAATGTATTACCTCATATTTTGCCGTGTACATGTAACTATTATATGCGTGGATGAAGTTTTTTtagacaaataaaaaataaattgcagTTGTTCATTACATCCGGCGAATATTTAATTCTTTGTTTACCGAATGATTATGTGCCGGATGTCTATAAATTGAGTTACAATCTTATCAATGTATAGAGTTatatatacatgtgtgtgtgtatatatataaatttattaatcaaTGGAGGGAGGTGAAGGTGATCAAATCCATTTTAGATGTGCGAATTATATAATTTAGATATCGATCACCCATTTTAACAGCCTCGTTTGTCAGTTCCTTCTGTCTCTTGTAAATTTTTCAGTAGGTATTAAGCTATAattttttctaataatttatttactCCTGATTCATGGTGTTGAACTTGCTTAGCAGTGTCCGGAAAATTTTATTCTCGAATTAAAAAATGTTACCCTAACGGGAAAACAAAAAACTAACTCCATCATAAATATTTCATGAATCGCATTTCATTTATTTAGGTAACTATTGTACACCAAATGACTAGCAAATTAAACAGAAATGGACTTATCATATCTATGTAATTCTGCCTTTCAATTCATGCATGATCGAGTTAATTAAATTAACAGGTATTATTCTTAAAAATGTTCTTTAATTCAAATGGATAGAACCAAAGTATTTAGAACCAAGTAACACGAGTGATAGTTCTCTAgaaaaaatgaatatatatacgCGCATTTACTTTTTGAGAATGattgaagttgaatattgaaccGCAAATTTGAAGTTCTTGACATAGCTGTTTCCTATCTgatttcttaatttatttatttggtgatttGTAGTGGCTCAAACGTTGTATTCTCTGTATACGTACTATTGTCATTGTTATCGAAAACGACATGCTAACAAGACGGAAGAAGTTAATTGGTGGCTAACTTCGCATAGAATTATATGATTTGTATCCAAACATTGTTTTGGTATGGAGATAGAATTGTTAACTGCAGAACTGAGTTCCTACAATGATGGCGCGCCCACTCGTGAGCACCCTTGCTAGCTACCTTTTTGTAGTAAGTCATCCGTGTTTATAGAGTAGATGGAGTAAATCAAATTCACCCTTTCCTTCTCTTACCTTACACTTTGGAAACTGTAACGACGGGCAGGTTTGATCAGGCTCAGCCTTCGACCACAAACTAAAGACCCCTTAGCGATCTATCGGTGGTAATGTGTTTTGGTGAGCGTACCAAGAGGAATGAGTAATTTGTTCTTCTATCAGAACTAGCTATGGTACTTTAATTAGTACTGTTCTGGAgaatataaaaggaataaaattTGAGTCCTCCTGCATTAGCAAATCCCAACCCTTTTTATGTACCTATGCACTATGTACTGCTTCTCCCTACTTTTGAATGTTCTCTGTCCTTACAAGCCTTTCCAGGATTCCTAGAGATTGATCTTTATGGGGTCGGCAGGTGAGCTATATATGCAAAAGTATATAGAAATGTTTTTGATCAGGCGTTAATTTTGTTAGCTAGTTGTTTTGGTcttaaagtcgtgtttttgctTTTCACGACTTTTTTTTTACTTGGCCTCATCTATAAAGGCACTGTTTTCACAcagttttatttaatatgaaaaacaTTCTCCTCCCAAATTGTTGCTCGATCATCCTAAGAAACTTGTTGATACTTTAAGGGTTTTAGTTTACTCTTTATTATTTCAAAGAATTAAATTCACGCTGTAACTCACAAGTATTAGGAACAAAATATTGTTAGTGTTGTGGATGTCCTAGTTAGTCATGAGTAGTTGAGCGCTTGCCAATGATCAGGAGTTCAATTCCCCCAATCAATATCTTCTCGAGCGAGTTTTTTGTACATGTATTGCTTAGTGCGATTTGCATAGTCAGCGTGATTTGTATGTTAATACATTAGTCATGAGATTTAACACNATATACATACGTCAAGTGATTTAATTGTATATATAGTTTGGTTTTGTTGTTATAGATTCATCATGTACATAATTGTGACGATTTTTTTGCAGGGATTACGGTTATTAATTGTATGGAATATTGGAGCGAGCAATGGAATTCGTGAACAATGTATCCGCGTAGATTTTCTTCTCCGCCCACTATTTGCggacatatatatgtataatcaAATCAAAGTTATGTAAAGTACTGCttaatttatacatatatatatgtctaTATATAGAAATATCACTACATGGACGTATAGAAATACTTATCTTGCTACAAGCATTATACTTTATGTGAGGGCAGTTTGAATACAGAAATCATCACTTATTATAGAGAAAACATCAAATTCTATTATCTTccagaattttcaatttttttcatcgATATCATGTGTATGCACGCTTATAGTACAAGTATTACTGCTCATCTTCCATGGAATATTTTgggaaaattacaaaaatagtTCTATAAGTTAGATTGTTTTAACTTTTCATCTCGTAAAATTTGATCTTATTctaataagttaattttttttaatttttttatcggAATGTTAATATAGTATCGatggtttttctttttttttaatatttatttcattttttctgTTAGACCTACGCCGCTCAAATGGACTAACAATTAACATTATTGCAGATGTAATTTCAATCATTGGATTATGATCGATTTAATGTCTTGTTTTATTGGTCCAGACAAGATCCATAATTCATGTGCCCCTCGTTGTGGCCCAACGGAGCGCTATTTCCGGATTGGCTAAAGttcttgtatatatatttaaaaaaaagcgTTAAAATTATTGTAggattttttattatgaaaaataattgttgtATTTGGTTTACAAATAGGTGCGTGCGGCTaagtttgacaaaaaaaatttaagcggGTCTAAGAAAGGGAAAGTTTTTAGTTTTGTATGTTTGACGTTAGGATATTTTAGTTatctatgttgtcaaatttcaattataattcgttatttctatttttttgaaaatttaattcttTTTCTGGTATGATACTGATGTGTGTAGTATTATATCATCACTCtcgatgaaaaatgactaaaattactaacaaataaaaaatataggatTAAGACTGAAATTCGATAATACAAAGACCAAAAtcacaataaaaaaacatacatgaaaaaaaatgtatttttcccTGCTACACAAATTCTTTAGATAAACGTTACTTGTGTAACAAATAGAtggattaaattaaaaattgatatctaaaaatcatacttaaaataGTTAAAGCTGAAACAGTCACCAAAGTCAACTGGAGCTTGCCGGAACATATCCAAGATCACCTGAAGGTTTGAGAAATGAGGCATATGTGCAAAAGACCCATAATATTTCACTCTAGTACATAAAATAGACCAAActttttaaattcatttctaccctacataaacatttatagtttaaaaaaaaaaacgacccTTGAAATGTTGATAATGAATTTACTGAAAAACTACATTTCCAACTTGAATATGTCATACATTAATAAGGAAGCCGGCCGAACAAGTGAGCTAATTAAGAGAACGAGAGGAAATTATTTTGTCCGAAGCGTGTGCCTTTTAAaagtttgtattttaaaaaataactacatatataaattatttgtgCTAGCTCAAACAACTTTTGAGCTTTTTCGTCGTGGAAGGCCGAACGTAAAGTTGGCTCCGACAAATAACAATCCATCAACCAAGAAAGAGGCGCCGctcgaattatatatatatatatatattgtgtattcTAAACTAGTCTATATATATTCGATTCAGTCACCtcaaataaggataaaggtcatTCGATCTCGATGCTAACAAATGTGATGTTAACGTTTGTTTCATTGGTATGATCCTGGATATGTCCAATCATACATATGAGTGCTCATTAATGGATGGGTCACTGAACAACCTACCAccggacttttcaagtggttatcacttatcgagtgtattaagtctgtggttatgattgtacactatTAGGCCTTTGACCCAGGACAACATAGAGGCTCTACGTAATAGTGTTGTATTTTGACCCGTTTACTGACTCcgtgagggtcatcaggtggcgagacaCTATCAGTGAAAGGACTTTACTGTACGCTATGAATGAAAGGACTTTACTGTAGGCTAACAATAACATATTGGTTATTGCAGACACTATTAGTGATATCTAAGGGATTATGATATTAtgttactagacgctcttatcatgatcTGATTGATGCAATCAGAATAGAGTTATGACATTCTTGTGATCAAAAGGTTGACGCACATAATGAGACTAACAAAAGTTAGCCTATACGAAAGGTAAATGTCATCTCGAATCACATGAGTTGTGAGGATCACacaaatattgatttatgtgtTTCATAGTCAAATTTAAGGAGTTAAATTTGATGATTATAGTTTGAaggatataaaaaatatagctTATAAAAAGTTTTTTATGAGTGGATTTCATATTTTGAAGTTGCGGAAGTTATCTTGACTTTGGACTTTGTGATGAGAATGCAACttcataatttataaaatagttCCAAAACAGGTAGCTGCAAAAatgaataaatgaaaattttgatctttgaAAATTTCACTTTACATCATCTTAACGTGTTTTGTTGTCTGATCATCAATCGGAATTACGATGAAACCACAATCATTGATTGTTTGATTAATAAACTTGGAGTTTTCGAGTCAAACATGAATTGGTAGATTTTCTAATTGGTCAAATATCACCCAAAGAGAATTCTAAAATGTTCTACAATCTCATGATTCATGAATAGATAACGACTTATCTAAccctttaaaattttatttaaaagttgACAAGGTAAACATAAGAGATTGAACAAGGAAAAAGCTCCTAGTTCTAAAATGATCAATGTACAGTTGAGTGACATTACATATATATCACCAAGAGTTGATAACAAACAACGTAATCAAATAAATCTAGACTTGAGATCATCTTCTTCCTCTTTTCCCACAACAAGAATTCGGCCATACCTCTCTTGAAGAAACCTGTTGTTGAGCCTCTTTTTTCGATGATTGATTCTCAATGTAAATTTAATTTGTCTAGATTTCTAGTGCAATATAGACAAAGAGAAACCTTTCAATCGTGGATCAAATTCTTGGAGATCGAAGAAAGATGACTTCCAGTAGATTGTTGGTAGAGATTTACGAGAACGACTATCTTCGTTTAAAATCCGGAATAATTGGATTCAAGCGTTAAATGCTAAAGTTAAGTCATCTCAACATTATTTAACAGATTTAGAACCATACGACATCCAAGGCAAGATTTGAAAGTTTCGCTGTGTTTTGGGTGCGAAAAAACGGTACtccaatatttaaaaaaactatgattactttattatgtatttttatatacaGAAGAAGTATTTTATGGTTATATAGACAAACGTTGTCAAGGTGGAATAAAATGAGAAAATGTGTAAATTTTATAAgagttttttcttttaaattaaagaaGAAGATGCGTTATAGTATTGCCAATTTTCTCTTCCACATTTACAACTTCTGGAATTTGAAAGCAGGCGGATAGTCATGACGTAAAAACATCATTTTGATTCGTGAGATGAAATAAAtgatgtataatattttttttatatatatatatatatatctgtgtgtgtgtgtgtgtgtgtgtgtgtgtgactaAATGGAACTATTTTAAGACAAACTGTATAGGTATCTAATTTCACCATAAATGACTTTGGCAAGAAAGATAATTATATTGACACAACATTAACCTAATTAATATGTTAAACATTAAATTAACATGCAATTTGATGCGCTCGGATTGGATTCCAACAAATGTGTAAAATTTTTTGGAGTCCCTAATGATGGGAGAGTTACCTAGATAGCCTGTACCAATGGATCAAtccgaatatataataaataactaaaaaCCCTTTGCTGTAAATCACCTTTTTAAGATGCTATTGGCATCATATACACAATCCATCTCTTTATATACAATATTACCAAATTCCTAAAGGCACTGCCCACTTGCAGGCAAGATGCGAGCTACAActccattattattatttccacCGAGGGGACTGTTattaatttcataaatatcaACATAATTTaatacacacacactcacacatgTCCGTGTTTGTATAGTTATTGTATTATCTATCGGGAGTAATTCGACTCAAATCTCAATATCATGAGATAATATGAGTTTCTAATATTTTAATGGAAAACGACATTATATGTTGATAATTCAGTGGCTAAAATTTCACCACACATAGGAGAAAAACACTCTAATTATAGCGTAGAAAAATCAGCGTGTGTGTGGTGAAGAttgatgaaaaatattgattatctACAGCATTTTAGATACATTAGACCGTACATGATGCAATAATTTAATGAAAGGCACTACTTAAGGTGGTTCTAAATTATcgtgtatttgtttttatttgggaaaaaaaaatgatttaacttCTTCTGATGCGCTCCATCAGCGTCTAGCTCTATCCACCACATATATTACTCATGTATAGACTTTCagttgtaaaaattaaataatattttaaagtagcattgatcattaattattctactattttttttctttcaaattggTGCCACGTACGTGATAATAAGACTTTGAAATAAAAGAGAAATAGAAATATATGGAAAAAATGGAATACGAAATATAGCTATATGTGTGTTTAAGTGAGTATATTGTATATATACATGATCTATATATATACGCATCTTAAGTCAGCTAAATGAGAATTGCTTTGCAGATAGTGGTGCCGGCAGAAAAGGGAACTAGAGCCAGGAAACATGGAAACTGATATTGTTTCTTTCCACATTGAAATAATTATAGTGTGAcatgttaataatatttttattatatcgaTTGATGGGTGGAGcacataaatattattattatgaaattatatAAGATAACATACAAAATCACCTCAAATTATTATGCACACTacgttattttttttaaaaaaaaaattataagatcaatacaattatttttttaataaaaaaaaaaaatgaagactGAACAGTAGAAGTGGGATCATATTCAATAACAATCTCTAATATACGATAACTGAGTGATATCAAATCCTGAAATCTCTGCGTCTCATCAACTTGCAAGATCACAGTAACTctgatcaattttaatttttttgctcTCTTTTCTGGAATTCTTATATACAACGAAAAGGATGAAAGGGAAAAGCAACGATcaagaaaatcaaatattttagctCGGATCGGAACCCTAGTGAACTAATGTAATGAAAATGACACTGaggaaaattaaagaaaaggaGAAGAAAAAATTTACTGGCGCGGATTGATTAGCTAGGCTTCGGATTGGGTCTCAGAAATGCTCTCCAGATGGGGCCTCCAAACGCCGACGCGACCTCGCCGCCGATCCCTTTGCGTTGAAATATTCTCCGATAAAATCTCACTCAAATAGCGATCGGAAACGACTAGATTTGTAACTGAAACATTGCTGCCTCCAGTAGCGTTCGCCGCCGTGCTGTTGTTATTTTCAGAATACTCTTTCTTTTTCCTCTTCGATCGGATTTTCTCCGGCGCCGGAGGCAGTGGCATGAGGAAATAAATCTTGCCACGTTGAAGCTCCGCGTCCGGAGAAACGAGCACGATTTTGGGGCACACACCTTCATCAGAAAACGACTTTGATGGCTTCTTTAAGACGTGTTTGGGATGCAATTTCATGATTTCTTCTGCCTTTACGGTGCCACTGATTTCTTCAACGCGGCCATTAGCATGCACGATTCGGATCACGTCGAGTGCCCCGCATGGCAGAATGCAAGATATGCAGCATCTGATTGCGTTTTTCATGGCTGCTGATCTTTCTAGCTCTCCCCCTTCTTATTTTTCTCACATGAGTAGAAAGCAAGTGAAAATTTTAAgcagagaaaattttaaaaaaaaggttcttttcttttcttctattttataatcttatatatatatatatatatattttctctgCTTAAAATAaggttcttttcttttcttctattNNNATATATACACGCGCGCGCGCAACAAGTAGTGGGAGGTTGAAAACAAAAGTCGCGAGTTTGATGAGTTGTTGATGCACTTATTTATATTCGATGAAGATGACAATTTTGACCCccaataaaatgttaaaaacaCTAGTATAAGGACATTTGAAGAACATACactctttaaaataaattttacgaATCACAAATTTTGCTTTTGTAGGaatgttcatttcattttccattttcttttctCACTTCCTTGGAATGAAATAAATGGCGTGATTTAATAATTGCACCTCATTTGTACTTTGCCTTTGGATCCATTCCAATCCTACACTTCATCCCACCTTTAGTTCAATAATTTTGGGTAGGGTGTGAGAGGCTGGGGCTTACGTGGAGATACATGTTCCTCCATGATTGGTGCATCCAACTCGAACCAATTGACCAAGCACACGTGTTTGAATGGATGCACGACACTTGTCAAGGCGTCGTTGATTTGTTCGTATCGTAGACGATAGGCAAGAATGGAAAGCTAGCTCTCTACATGTATATTAAAGGGGAGAAGAAAGGAAGGATCGGAGATATTTGGGGTTTGTGATCAGGAGAGTGTAGTGTGTGAAGAAGGGAAAACAAATGGGTCGATTACATTTGTCctatatttttatcttttatcatttttggTTTTGGAGATAGATAAATAGACCTTATCTTTCGAGAGTGTTAGCGGTATTTCAGAAACGGCCCCTGAGCAAAACCATGTGGAATGTGGCTTTCGTTGGAAAGTGATCGTCGGCGGGGGGGGTGGGGGTGGGAATGGAAAGTACTTTTCCACTGTGTGATTTATTTTTAGACTTTTGAAGTGCTTTGACTCGTGTGTTGTCGGTCGTCTCTTAAGTAGAGACCAGAGATAATTAAAGGTTTTACTATGACCTAATAAATTCcccgtcaaaaaaaaaaaaacatgacattaacttaaaaatatgatatgatcaagtatatatataataaatccaTGTGAATGGAtaacataattatttataattctaatttttcataaaattttatcacatggatgaaagaaaaaagtgtaataaattaatttgtaatcattaaattatatattctgGTGACTTGAACGAGTCATCAACCATCGGAAAAATTACATCTTTTCTATTATAAAACTTtacttaatattatttaattaccaaaaaagcaaggcaaaaacttgtttgagacggtcttatgggtcgtattttgtgagacggatctcttatttggatcatccatgaaaaaacattactttttatgctaagagcattactttttattgtgaatatcgatatgattgacccgtctcacagataaagattcgtgagaccgtctcacaagagacctactcaaaaatcAACACGTTAAGTACATGCCTGACAGCATCTAGCTATTATTATATACATATTaaacttaatattttgtaattacCAAAAAA
Proteins encoded in this window:
- the LOC140987284 gene encoding protein LIGHT-DEPENDENT SHORT HYPOCOTYLS 10-like → MNSPSATIMSKDSVEASASKHQKQPPPLSRYESQKRRDWNTFGQYLKNQRPPLTISQFNCGHVLEFLRYLDQFGKTKVHLPGCMFFGQPDPPAPCTCPLKQAWGSLDALIGRLRAAYEEHGGSPETNPFGNGSIRVYLREVKECQAKARGIAFKKKKKKKINHPIMNLRQPT
- the LOC140988737 gene encoding uncharacterized protein, whose product is MKNAIRCCISCILPCGALDVIRIVHANGRVEEISGTVKAEEIMKLHPKHVLKKPSKSFSDEGVCPKIVLVSPDAELQRGKIYFLMPLPPAPEKIRSKRKKKEYSENNNSTAANATGGSNVSVTNLVVSDRYLSEILSENISTQRDRRRGRVGVWRPHLESISETQSEA